One window from the genome of Anticarsia gemmatalis isolate Benzon Research Colony breed Stoneville strain chromosome 8, ilAntGemm2 primary, whole genome shotgun sequence encodes:
- the Wdr81 gene encoding WD repeat domain 81 isoform X1 yields the protein MDYIVKELGISNKNIFPTASPDLFTVVVHTSWLKKWLKNVEVDNTLNNVDFTLQPGESVPYPWRKIFIRVLNKKVSKVLPLPRYKLNENSNETPLTFSQLLQYVSQSNQRSLWKESYKKYCQNYDSNKESTIVNLLEHDQLISEVVLRLYGCNIIRIKNDGAGKHIDIIPNKNILKMYETHGNLLGALFILETDNNFFIIYRGHYENTLLDCLNFSPNLIDMNYTRGLFIVYQLLNLSKAMSDRGLSLGMLTLQDIYLSENLWLQVLPLITNNIHCLDASLIFEQNRTKSTPVVNSQGKRGEECCWRKNAVELEKLCMLWVRGRISNLDYLLHLNMLAGRSSTDPQAHFMVPWVTDFSSRCGRNWRDLSKSKYRLNKGDRQLDMTYDVSGGNEHIPHHVSDALSDITCYVYMARRTPKEVLCKYVRNKWVPAEYPASIQRMQEWTPDECIPEFYTDPTVFKSIHEDLPDLGIPTWATCVEDFITKHREALESSHVSENLHHWIDITFGYKLSGAASIKSKNVCLSLVDGHTRIRRGGTVQLLTAPHPSRATKALPPAPPRLHWTAPKDARKAIKNESSDDLSDEDEESTSLPQHVSRLNVPPQRMRSRHKSSSRARSLSKTQGLEDSQHSASEGRASSHSRHYRVQRSELGKGIIYLPKEFNPVASIQALEALDNFRTKCFFSKAEDKEKCKENVTTLNLYPVQQEIKENSVSKEDDTAFTNHMFLASYDQSYLKKFTQDAHIESVLKERKNRSFNTRYTTDASVYNQFVTESRRQDMLVIGCLIIEIFLHTYMRPLRTANDNFLERYNKCRTVLKFNFNSLPKSVSYVASLLLNVQPPSLSFKNELTPKKEEVMKKVAVTEKGLPAPTPAQLLQPLLMQHLIPFPPSFNTLYKLLNTLHEYELTSNELNILYMYECDGIQCEKYQNVDKTKLYFNQKIAEGKIQACVAHLDVLLNQVNCYNQFDVLDIFLSHYIELLQNKDTSVLAAWYLFDTVSKALGPAQTRKKLLKHILNLYEDDDFAVDKPDQHKLTDFDAVTINGGVTNRQKFVKLYHNIFLLQLMVRLGLQCFLDNFTQHLVEAVGGYKDVTEEVGSPGHLCHNKALSNKKPRYSDDNVKNALSSNTDIFSPDTSYGSEHVTTPNVEKTVNEIKEKDTDSRSENELFHFENDKDRLPSRSSRSKSPAESIESYTSNVQENNMHTPSPSTEYTSPISVKHFTNHTMQKELNSTGNKDENHDAHNSKVPTSPIIEIPSKPMFTSYLHFADDDNEDEELRRKEKPTIELNQEYESQSKGNTSIEEDCLYKDSGSSKISDMSSESLIWLAHRLGPVLTCRYITRNLLKMLTLCYIGKDNLAPCESEEKDEFDEISIVNSRVVGDRNAMKVIKCLTSIVAMYGEQLIIFQYLPHMGELIASCRRRLSAPLEGGVVACLQLVKYLVPFMCDVKVMEQLQVGKDTFLKSILQPALRLASTSRCSYPSGAAARCSLTRKLLDAMYALALRIGREMTRRHICVPALQRFFLAFDKANGKIENWPKQDESTPEKSDQESTESKPEGFLEICRDGSTAEWRVQDGRVVRADLPDLACTPPDVDHTADTARLTAQEELLVVFDEELAFQAYTTFAKFIGVETMERCLKNNDTIRHLCHKYEQNHSISSPLQIRPDKRVQPSFSDEPLNRKDVTTKPEVVMDHISSSNSFGSNVTLVGNRIDVASDAGDVGHAVQGNGFDVVACKMDNGVKSNRHLRGDWLIYWEHEIGRPDKESRFNLKQIKLQTFAGHTHTVKSIHCLDNENSFMSGSKDKTVRLWSLRNQGDGNATSQCNWTYTGHKKGVLSLTFLESLRLAVSTDSVVHIWDPFMESVVSQLDSIKSPVSIVRTLAGPSAAVLAATTDATLRVIDARAPHTSHELKLPMSATTFIRCMCVCSAGGWAACGLASGHVVVVDLRTGLTLATWRAHDGEVLRLATVDEHRLLSSGLDQVTALWRPDDGELIAHLKGSTEPVHCLSVYYNELISGTTNNRIGVHTSLDQDASFSSTKLRSDTFKGVLTCMSVLPLNRLLLLGSDNGTISLLC from the exons ATGGATTATATAGTTAAGGAATTAggtataagtaataaaaatatattccccACTGCCTCACCTGACCTTTTCACAGTCGTCGTCCACACAAGCTGGTTGAAAAAATGGTTAAAAAACGTCGAAGTAGATAACACATTGAACAATGTAGATTTTACCTTGCAACCTGGTGAAAGTGTACCTTATCCGTggcgaaaaatatttataagg GTATTGAATAAAAAGGTGTCCAAGGTTCTTCCTCTGCCTCGTTACAAGCTCAACGAGAACAGCAATGAAACGCCCCTCACATTCTCACAGCTCCTACAATATGTCTCACAGAGTAACCAAAGAAGTTTGTGGAAGGAAtcctacaaaaaatactgtcaGAACTATGATAGTAACAAGGAAAGTACCATAGTGAACCTGCTGGAACATGATCAATTGATATCTGAAGTAGTGCTCCGTTTGTATGgatgtaatattattagaataaagAATGATGGAGCTGGCAAGCACATAGACATCATACCTAacaagaatatattaaaaatgtatgagacACATGGAAATCTGCTGGGAGCCTTGTTTATACTGGAGACAGACAATAACTTCTTTATAATATACAGAGGGCACTATGAGAATACATTATTGGACTGTTTGAATTTTAGTCCAAATTTAATAGATATGAATTATACAAGAGGTTTGTTCATAGTGTATCAACTGCTCAATTTATCAAAAGCAATGAGTGATAGAGGATTAAGCTTAGGCATGCTCACTTTACAAGATATATACTTGTCAGAGAATCTGTGGCTGCAAGTGTTGCCATTGATAACTAACAATATACATTGTTTGGATGCTTCATTGATTTTTGAACAGAATAGAACGAAGAGTACGCCTGTGGTGAACAGTCAAGGGAAGAGGGGAGAAGAGTGTTGTTGGAGGAAGAATGCTGTTGAGCTGGAGAAGCTTTGTATGCTGTGGGTGAGGGGCAGGATATCAAACTTGGACTATCTTCTACATTTGAACATGCTGGCAGGAAGGAGTAGTACTGATCCACAGGCACATTTCATGGTTCCGTGGGTCACTGACTTCTCTTCAAGATGTG GAAGAAACTGGCGTGATCTAAGCAAGTCAAAGTACCGTCTAAACAAAGGAGACAGACAGTTGGACATGACTTATGACGTCAGCGGCGGCAACGAGCACATCCCGCATCACGTGTCCGACGCGCTCTCCGATATCACGTGCTACGTATACATGGCGAGACG AACTCCAAAAGAGGTGCTATGCAAGTACGTGCGTAACAAGTGGGTGCCGGCAGAGTACCCTGCGTCAATACAGCGCATGCAAGAATGGACCCCGGACGAGTGTATACCTGAGTTCTATACTGATCCGACTGTGTTCAAGAGCATACATGAGGATCTACCA gatTTAGGTATACCTACATGGGCGACATGCGTAGAAGATTTCATAACGAAGCACAGAGAAGCTTTAGAAAGCAGCCACGTGTCTGAGAACCTGCATCATTGGATAGATATCACTTTTGGTTATAA GTTATCAGGTGCAGCGtcaataaaatcaaagaacGTGTGTCTATCGTTAGTGGACGGTCACACGAGGATACGTCGCGGCGGTACCGTGCAGTTACTTACTGCACCGCATCCGTCTCGGGCGACTAAGGCTTTACCGCCCGCGCCGCCCAGGTTACATTGGACTGCACCAAAAGATGCCA gaaAAGCCATCAAGAACGAAAGTTCAGACGACCTATCAGACGAAGACGAAGAATCAACAAGCCTTCCTCAACACGTTTCCAGACTAAACGTACCACCACAAAGAATGCGCTCTAGACACAAGAGCAGTAGTAGAGCGCGCTCTTTGTCCAAGACCCAAGGCCTGGAAGACTCCCAACATTCAGCCAGTGAAGGCCGAGCATCCTCCCACTCAAGGCATTATAGGGTCCAACGATCAGAGCTAGGCAAAGGCATAATATACCTTCCAAAAGAATTCAACCCAGTTGCCTCAATACAAGCGCTAGAAGCCCTCGACAATTTCCGAACAAAATGCTTCTTCAGCAAAGCGGAAGACAAAGAAAAATGCAAGGAAAACGTCACTACTTTAAACCTGTACCCAGTACAACAGGAAATAAAAGAGAATTCAGTGAGCAAAGAAGACGATACCGCGTTTACGAATCACATGTTTTTAGCTTCGTACGACCAGAGTTATTTGAAGAAATTCACTCAAGACGCGCATATAGAAAGTGTTTTAAAGGAACGAAAGAATAGGTCTTTTAATACAAGGTACACTACGGACGCGTCGGTTTACAACCAGTTTGTGACCGAGAGTCGGAGGCAAGACATGTTGGTCATAGGCTGCTTGATCATCGAGATATTCTTGCACACGTATATGCGCCCTTTACGAACGGCTAACGACAATTTTCTAGAACGATATAATAAATGTCGGACTGtgttaaaattcaatttcaattcttTACCAAAAAGTGTCAGTTATGTAGCGTCTTTGCTTCTTAATGTTCAGCCGCCGAGTTTGAGTTTCAAGAACGAATTAACGCCTAAGAAAGAAGAGGTTATGAAAAAGGTTGCAGTTACGGAAAAAGGCTTGCCTGCACCCACCCCAGCGCAATTATTGCAACCTTTACTAATGCAGCATTTGATACCTTTTCCACCCAGTTTCAATACTTTATACAAGCTTCTAAATACACTACACGAATACGAACTAACAAGCAACGAATTAAACATACTATACATGTACGAATGTGACGGAATTCAGTGCGAAAAGTATCAGAATGTTGATAAAACTAAGTTGTATTTTAACCAGAAGATAGCTGAAGGAAAGATTCAAGCTTGCGTCGCTCATTTAGACGTGTTATTGAACCAAGTCAATTGTTACAATCAATTTGATGtattagacatatttttatctcattatATAGAGCTCTTGCAAAACAAAGATACTTCAGTGTTAGCCGCGTGGTACTTATTCGACACTGTCAGTAAAGCATTAGGTCCAGCTCAGACGAGGAAAAAGCTACTAAAACATATACTAAATCTGTATGAAGACGATGATTTTGCGGTTGACAAACCCGATCAACATAAGCTaacagattttgatgcggtAACTATAAATGGCGGAGTGACGAATAGGCAGAAATTTGTTAAACTGTATCATAATATATTCTTGCTGCAGTTGATGGTAAGGCTTGGTCTACAATGTTTTCTGGACAACTTCACTCAACATTTGGTCGAAGCTGTTGGTGGGTATAAAGACGTGACTGAGGAAGTCGGATCTCCAGGACATTTATGTCATAATAAAGCTTTATCTAACAAGAAGCCGAGATACTCCGACGATAATGTGAAAAACGCCTTATCAAGCAACACGGATATATTCTCACCAGACACTTCTTACGGCTCAGAACACGTTACGACACCTAATGTTGAAAAAACGGTAAACGAAATTAAGGAAAAAGATACAGATAGTAGAAGTGAGAATGAACTATTCCACTTCGAGAATGATAAAGATAGATTACCTAGTCGTAGTAGCAGAAGCAAGTCTCCCGCGGAATCAATAGAGTCTTACACATCGAATGTTCAAGAAAATAACATGCATACTCCTTCACCGTCCACGGAGTACACATCTCCGATATCCGTCAAACAtttcactaaccatacgatgcaAAAGGAACTAAATTCTACTGGAAATAAAGACGAAAATCACGATGCACATAACTCAAAAGTACCTACGTCCCCGATAATCGAAATACCATCTAAACCGATGTTTACTAGTTACCTACATTTTGCGGATGATGATAATGAAGATGAAGAATTAAGGCGAAAGGAGAAGCCTACTATAGAATTGAACCAAGAATATGAGTCTCAATCGAAAGGAAACACTTCGATAGAGGAAGACTGCCTGTATAAAGATTCTGGTTCTTCGAAAATCTCTGACATGAGTTCAGAAAGTTTAATATGGTTGGCTCACAGACTAGGACCGGTACTTACTTGTAGATATATAACCAGGAATTTGTTGAAGATGCTGACGCTTTGCTATATTGGTAAAGATAATTTAGCGCCGTGTGAGAGTGAGGAGAAAGACGAGTTTGATGAGATATCGATAGTTAACAGTCGTGTGGTCGGAGATAGGAATGCTATGAAGGTTATTAAGTGCCTCACTTCTatagtag CAATGTACGGCGAGCAGCTAATAATATTCCAATACCTGCCGCACATGGGCGAGCTGATCGCGTCGTGCCGCCGGCGCCTGTCCGCGCCGCTGGAGGGCGGCGTGGTGGCGTGCCTGCAGCTCGTCAAGTACCTCGTGCCCTTCATGTGCGACGTCAAGGTCATGGAGCAGCTACAGGTAGGGAAG GACACATTTCTAAAATCAATCCTGCAGCCAGCACTCCGTCTGGCGTCGACCAGTCGTTGTTCATACccgagcggcgcggcggcgcggtgCTCGCTCACCCGCAAGCTGCTGGACGCTATGTACGCGCTCGCACTACGCATCGGACGCGAGATGACCCGGCGACATATATGTGTGCCGGCTTTACAGAG GTTCTTCCTAGCTTTCGATAAAGCAAATGGCAAGATAGAAAATTGGCCGAAACAAGATGAGAGCACACCCGAAAAG tCAGACCAAGAGTCAACGGAGTCGAAGCCGGAAGGTTTCTTGGAGATCTGCCGCGACGGGAGCACGGCGGAGTGGCGCGTGCAGGACGGGCGCGTGGTGCGCGCCGACCTGCCCGACCTGGCCTGCACGCCGCCCGACGTCGACCACACCGCCGATACTGCTAGGTTAACG GCTCAAGAAGAGCTACTAGTAGTATTCGACGAAGAGCTAGCGTTCCAAGCGTACACCACGTTCGCTAAGTTCATAGGAGTGGAGACGATGGAGCGATGCCTCAAGAACAACGACACTATCAGACATTTGTGCCACAAGTACGAACAAAACCATTCTATAAG TTCTCCCTTACAAATCCGGCCGGACAAACGCGTGCAGCCCTCATTCAGCGACGAGCCCTTAAACCGGAAGGACGTCACAACTAAACCGGAAGTGGTCATGGACCATATATCAAGTTCCAACAGTTTCGGTTCAAACGTCACTCTCGTCGGCAACAGGATAGATGTCGCTAGTGACGCGGGCGATGTCGGACACGCTGTGCAAGGGAACGGGTTCGATGTCGTGGCGTGTAAGATGGATAATGGAGTTAAGAGTAATAG GCACTTGCGCGGCGACTGGCTAATATACTGGGAGCACGAGATCGGTCGTCCGGACAAGGAGTCGCGCTTCAACTTGAAGCAGATCAAGTTGCAGACGTTCGCGGGACACACGCACACTGTCAAGAGTATACACTGTCTCGACAATGAGAACAGCTTCATGAGCGGCTCCAAGGACAAGACTGTGAGACTCTGGTCTTTGAGGAATCAG GGTGATGGCAACGCAACGTCACAATGTAACTGGACGTACACGGGTCACAAGAAGGGTGTGTTATCTCTCACGTTCCTAGAGTCGCTGCGTCTCGCCGTGTCTACTGACTCCGTTGTACACATATGGGACCCTTTCATGGAGAGTGTAGTTTCACAg TTGGATAGTATAAAGTCTCCAGTAAGTATAGTTCGGACGTTAGCTGGTCCTTCAGCTGCAGTATTAGCAGCTACCACGGACGCTACCCTCAGAGTCATCGATGCGAGAGCGCCGCATACTTCACATGAACTTAAA TTACCGATGAGTGCGACGACGTTCATCCGTTGTATGTGCGTGTGTTCTGCGGGCGGCTGGGCGGCGTGCGGCCTGGCCTCGGGACACGTGGTGGTGGTGGACCTGCGCACCGGCCTCACGCTAGCTACCTGGCGGGCACATGACGGAGAG GTGCTACGGTTAGCGACGGTAGACGAACATAGGTTGCTCAGTTCAGGATTAGATCAAGTCACGGCACTATGGAGACCAGACGACGGTGAACTGATAGCACATCTCAA AGGCAGCACAGAGCCAGTCCACTGCCTCTCCGTATACTACAACGAGTTAATATCGGGCACTACGAACAATCGCATAGGAGTCCATACTTCACTAGACCAGGACGCCTCGTTCTCAAGCACCAAGCTACGATCAGATACCTTCAAAGGAGTACTTACTTGCATGTCTGTGTTACCATTAAACAGGCTGCTGTTGCTTGGATCCGATAATGGAACGATTAGCTTGCTTTGCTGA